One window of Methylococcus sp. EFPC2 genomic DNA carries:
- a CDS encoding PilN domain-containing protein has protein sequence MARINLLPWRAELRKQRQKDFAAAILLGVAVTFILFLGVRAHIAGEIEYQYGRNQYLESEIAALDKKIKEIEDLESKKKRLLARMDVIQQLQVSRPEVVHLIDELARTVPDGVYVTDFAQTDKNLTLNGYAQSNARVSAYMRNLDASPWLKEPVLTIIESRSEGKDNRKERTNKFTLQVKQGADKPEEKAKGAS, from the coding sequence ATGGCTAGAATCAACCTACTACCGTGGCGCGCGGAACTGCGCAAACAGCGGCAAAAAGACTTCGCGGCGGCGATACTCCTGGGCGTGGCGGTTACCTTCATTCTATTCCTCGGCGTGCGCGCCCATATCGCCGGGGAAATCGAATACCAATACGGCCGTAATCAATATTTGGAATCGGAAATTGCCGCGCTGGACAAGAAGATCAAGGAGATCGAGGACTTGGAAAGCAAGAAGAAGCGTTTGCTTGCGCGCATGGACGTCATCCAGCAATTGCAGGTCAGCCGGCCGGAAGTGGTCCATCTGATCGACGAGCTCGCACGGACGGTGCCCGACGGTGTTTACGTCACCGATTTCGCGCAGACGGACAAGAACCTCACCTTGAACGGTTATGCGCAGTCCAATGCCCGCGTATCGGCCTATATGCGCAATCTCGACGCCTCACCTTGGCTCAAGGAGCCCGTGCTCACCATCATCGAGTCCAGAAGCGAAGGCAAGGACAACCGCAAGGAGCGAACCAACAAGTTCACCCTTCAGGTCAAGCAGGGCGCCGACAAGCCTGAAGAAAAGGCCAAGGGGGCATCATGA
- a CDS encoding pilus assembly protein PilP — translation MPNSAGRASRDSLRLTWVLLMVSCIAGCASDDMSDLKDYVADVKARQKSAVEPLPEVKTVEPFVFRPDELHDPFVLDEKAVPAEEVKAESGIRPDTARPKEELESYELDSLRMTGTLLREGVLWALVRANDGTIHRVKSGNYMGRNFGKILRIKDDQIELLEIISDTPGTWRERKASLDLAEASGGKK, via the coding sequence ATGCCGAACTCAGCGGGCCGAGCGAGCCGTGATTCCTTGCGTCTGACTTGGGTGCTGCTGATGGTTTCCTGCATCGCCGGGTGCGCCAGCGATGACATGTCGGATTTGAAGGACTACGTCGCCGACGTCAAGGCGCGACAAAAAAGTGCGGTGGAGCCCCTCCCGGAAGTCAAAACCGTGGAGCCCTTCGTATTCAGGCCGGATGAGTTGCACGACCCTTTCGTCCTGGATGAAAAAGCCGTGCCGGCGGAGGAAGTCAAAGCCGAAAGTGGCATCCGCCCCGATACCGCCCGCCCCAAGGAAGAGCTGGAATCCTACGAACTCGACAGCTTGCGCATGACCGGCACCCTGCTCCGCGAAGGGGTGCTGTGGGCGTTGGTTCGTGCCAACGACGGCACCATACATAGGGTGAAGTCGGGCAATTACATGGGGCGTAATTTCGGCAAAATCCTGCGTATCAAGGACGATCAAATTGAATTACTCGAGATCATTTCCGACACGCCGGGAACTTGGCGCGAACGCAAAGCGTCGCTGGACTTGGCCGAAGCAAGCGGTGGTAAAAAATGA
- a CDS encoding type 4a pilus biogenesis protein PilO — MNLSNIDWDLDNAGNWPVPVKAAVVVIICAALAGLGYYLDTQNQLAELETAQAKEAELKTTFENKQKKAANLDEYRAQLEEIEKSFGDLLRQLPDKTQVPELLVDVSQTGLASGLEFELFRPGGEIPKEFYAELPIDIRVVGDYMEFGAFISGLASLPRIVTVHNIKITGRKDAATGKGKALTMEALVKTYRYLEEGGVSPAQDKKTRRQP, encoded by the coding sequence ATGAACCTGTCCAATATCGATTGGGATCTCGACAATGCCGGCAATTGGCCGGTGCCGGTCAAGGCGGCCGTGGTCGTCATCATCTGTGCGGCGCTAGCCGGCCTGGGCTATTACCTGGACACCCAGAACCAGCTTGCGGAATTGGAAACGGCCCAAGCGAAAGAAGCCGAACTCAAGACCACCTTCGAAAACAAACAGAAAAAGGCCGCCAATCTCGACGAGTATCGGGCTCAATTGGAAGAAATCGAAAAGTCTTTCGGCGATTTGTTGCGGCAACTGCCGGATAAGACCCAGGTGCCGGAACTTCTGGTCGATGTATCACAGACGGGGCTGGCGAGCGGACTCGAGTTCGAGCTGTTCAGGCCAGGAGGGGAAATCCCCAAGGAGTTTTACGCCGAGTTGCCCATCGATATCCGTGTGGTGGGCGATTACATGGAGTTCGGGGCGTTCATCAGCGGTCTGGCTTCCCTCCCGCGTATCGTGACCGTGCACAACATCAAGATTACGGGCCGGAAGGATGCGGCCACCGGCAAGGGCAAGGCCTTGACCATGGAGGCATTGGTGAAGACTTACCGATACCTGGAAGAGGGGGGCGTCTCGCCCGCCCAGGACAAAAAGACCAGGAGGCAGCCGTGA
- a CDS encoding pilus assembly protein PilM gives MFFLQRKKPMLLGIDISTAAVKLLELGKAGPRYRVESYAVIPLPQDAVVDKTIAKVEVIGNAVKSVVAQSGTKLKHAAVAVASSSVISKVITMPAALSDGELESQIELEADQYIPYPLDEISMDFEVQGSNEKNPEMIDVLLVASRKENVEDRVEALEFAGLKAEILDVESYALENAFALILDQLSDANPGKTIAIADIGATMTTLNVLHNGRIIYTREQGFGGKQLTEEIQRRYGLSYEEAGLAKKHGGLPDNYLPEVLEPFKHAMAQQIQRSLQFFASSSTHRGVEGLVLAGGCASIAGVERFVEQTTGIPAVVANPFINMTLSSRVKPQALSNDAPAMMTACGLALRSFD, from the coding sequence ATGTTTTTTCTCCAGCGCAAGAAACCGATGTTGCTGGGTATCGACATCAGCACGGCAGCGGTTAAGTTGCTGGAGCTCGGCAAGGCGGGACCCCGCTATCGGGTGGAAAGCTACGCTGTCATACCCTTGCCGCAGGACGCCGTGGTCGACAAGACCATCGCCAAGGTGGAAGTCATAGGCAACGCGGTCAAGTCCGTGGTGGCGCAATCCGGAACCAAGCTCAAGCATGCCGCGGTGGCCGTCGCCAGCTCGTCGGTCATCAGCAAGGTCATCACGATGCCCGCGGCATTGAGCGACGGCGAACTGGAATCGCAAATCGAGCTCGAAGCCGACCAATATATTCCCTACCCTCTCGACGAAATCAGCATGGATTTCGAGGTGCAGGGCTCGAACGAGAAAAATCCGGAAATGATCGATGTGCTCCTGGTCGCATCCCGGAAGGAGAACGTCGAAGACCGGGTCGAGGCGCTGGAGTTTGCCGGTTTGAAGGCGGAAATTCTGGATGTCGAATCCTATGCCTTAGAAAACGCGTTTGCCCTGATCCTCGATCAGCTCAGCGATGCTAATCCGGGAAAAACAATCGCCATCGCCGACATCGGAGCCACGATGACGACGCTGAATGTCCTGCACAACGGGCGCATCATTTATACCCGTGAGCAAGGATTCGGCGGGAAACAGCTGACCGAGGAAATCCAGCGCCGTTACGGGCTGTCCTACGAAGAGGCCGGCCTGGCCAAGAAGCATGGCGGATTGCCGGACAACTATCTGCCCGAGGTGCTGGAACCGTTCAAGCATGCCATGGCCCAGCAGATTCAGCGCTCCTTGCAGTTCTTCGCCTCGTCGAGCACGCATCGGGGCGTCGAAGGCCTGGTGCTGGCAGGCGGATGTGCGTCGATCGCCGGCGTCGAGCGCTTCGTGGAGCAAACGACCGGGATACCCGCCGTAGTCGCCAACCCCTTTATCAATATGACCCTCTCCAGCCGGGTAAAGCCGCAGGCGCTCAGTAACGACGCCCCGGCGATGATGACGGCTTGCGGGTTGGCGCTGAGGAGTTTCGACTGA